The Chitinophaga pinensis DSM 2588 region TATAGCCACCTATCAGGTTCATGGAAAATTTATTTACCACCTGCGAACCCAACTTTCCATGTGTGCCTAAAGCAGGTAAGAGGGAGTATTGATAGGGTTGGCGGGTAAAGAAGTCACTCAGGTTCAAACTCTGCATCCGCTGTTTGGAAGACAGGAAGAAACGGCCAAAGAAAGTCTGTTCTACATGTGTATGTTGATTGACGTCTACTATTGATAATTGTATAGGGGCTGCGGGTTTGATAGTGGCGTTCATTTCCTGGTCATGCCCGCCAGGTACCAGCATGATGGTGTCGCGGTACAGTTCCTTGCTGACGGTCAGCATGGCCGCGGTTCTTTCCTTTTCACGGAGACGCAGCCTGAAATACCCCTGATCATCGGTTAGGGTAGAGATCAGCTGTACGCCTTCATAGACACTGGCATTCACGATAGGACGCCCGGTGGTGGCGTCTTTGATTTGTCCGCTGACTACATACCACTTCTCTTTTGAAGAGGTGCCGGGTTGTATAATGATCTGATTACCGATCTCGCGGAACTGGAAATTGCCCTGAAACAATATGTCGAGCACTTGTTTGACAGAGCGATTGCTGACATTGACCGTCACCAGGCTATCATCATGAATAAATTCCTTGACATAAGAGAAATGGAAATCCCCCTGCATACTGATATCGTCCAGTACAGCAGCCAGGGGTTTGCGGTCTGCGATGACTGAGACGGTTTTGTTAAGCAGGCTTTGGGCATAGCTGGAGTAGCTCCCGAAGAGGAATGCTACTATCAGAAATAGTTGTTTCAACAGAACAGTTTTGAATTTGCGGCAAGATACTACGTATTTTTCTTTTTGGATATTTACTGCTCATACAGTAGGTTTGTGCCGCATTTGGTTTCGCCTGAAGGCGAATTAATAGGGAATCCGGTGTAACTCCGGAGCTATCCCCGTAGCTGTAATCCTGTATCGCAATACGCGTTCGTTTTTTCCGGTATACTCTTCAAAGCCACTGTCCGCCCCAGGCGGAACGGGAAGGCCCGGGAAAAGCAGGAGAGCCAGAAGACCTGCCAGTTGCAACAGCTATATCGTGTCTTCGGGTGAAAAGCGCTGATGTTGTAATAGCCTTTAGGCTTATTTCAAGTAGTTTAAAAGTCCGCTGAAGATATGCCCCAAATAGACGGTTTGACTGCCGTTTAGTAAAAATTATTGTCCAGACTAAACTTATCTATTGTAATAAAAATTCGATGTATGTATAAAAATTTACGCCTCTGGTTATTAGGTGGTCTGTTACTAGCCGCTGCCTGTAAAACGGATGATGATGTAGTCATCCCATCAAAGTATGGCACCGGCTTTCTGATGGTAACGGAAGGTAACTATGGTACAAGAGCAGGGGATCTTAACTTCTTTGACTATGACAAGGATACGGTAATAGAATACGTCTACAGCGCTGAAAATCCCGGTAAAACATTAGGTCCGAATACCAGTACCATGGAGTTTGGTACCGTTTATAATAATAAAATATATCTTGTTGGTAAATACGGCGCTCCAATGGTCGTGCTGGATGCCAAAACATTAAAAGAAACCAATCGTATCGAGTCTTTGCCGGGCGATGATGGCCGTTCATTTGTCGGTGTGGATGAAACAAGAGGTTTGCTAAGTACCAGCACCGGCGTTTTCCCCGTAAACCTGACTAACCTTACGCTCGGCACGGCCATTCCAGGGGTAACAGGAGAAGTAACAGATATGTTCAGAAGTGGCAATCATATTTTTCTCCTGTCTGTGAACGATGGTATCGTGGTACTCAATACCAATGACTACAGTGTCGCAAAGAAACTCGGTACAGCAGTATCTGGCTTTGTACAAAGCCAGGACGGTAGCGTATGGGCGGCTTCGAAAACACAGCTGAAAAAGATCAATGCCGGTGCATTGTCTGTAGACAGCATCACCACCAATTTCCCGGTGTATTACAATGAATTTACCTACAATAGCAGCTCGATGGTAGCATCTACCACTGAAAATGCGATCTATATAATCTCCGGTAACAATAAAGTCTATAAATATCTTCCGGGACAGGCAGCATCTCTGAATACGCCATTTATCACATTGCCTTCAGGACAGTACTTCTTCGGAAAGGGTATCTGGTTTGATCGTATCAGAAATATACTGGTGCTGAACAGTAATGCGAATCTGTATGGCGCTGATATTAATAACCAGCTGTATATACATAGTGCGGCAAATGGCGCGCTGCTGCACGCAACGAGTTACAAGGGGTATTTCTTCCCGGGCATGATAATCAATTAGGAATTAGGAATTAAGAATTAAGAATTGGTTAGCCTTCCAGAAGAAAGGACGTTCCTAATATCAATATGGGCCGGCGTGGTATTCAGCTTAGAATGCACCCGAGGCGTCAATAAATGATAAATTCTTAATTCTTAATTCTTAATTCTTAATTCTTAATTCTTAATTCCTAATTCTTAATTCCTAATTCTTAACTGGGAGCTTTTGTAGTTAAAACAACATTTAATTGACTTACCGTCTTCTTATACTTCTTTCCTTTCTGCCGCTATCTCTGTTTGCACAGGATAAGGCGAAGCCGGCATCCGCAGCAGCAGTACCAAAAGATACTGCTGCTGCCCGGATGCTACAGGGCGTTACCATTTTTTCCAGTAAGAATAATTCCGTTTCTCCTGTACAGACACTGAGCGGTGTTGCGCTGGAGAAGATGAATAGCCTGTCTGTGGCTGACGCCGTACGCTTCTTTTCAGGGGTACAGCTGAAAGATTACGGTGGCTTAGGTGGACTCAAAACCCTGAACGTACGCAGTATGGGAACGAACCATGTGGGCGTATTTTATGACGGTATACAATTGGGCAACGCGCAGAACGGTACCGTGGATCTGGGGCGTTTTTCGCTGGATAATATAGAACAGATCGATCTTTATAATGCGCAGAAAGGCGCTATTCTTCAACCTGCAAAAGGATTTTCTGCAGCTTCCTCCATTTATCTGCAATCCAGGAAACCGATTTTTCATGAAGGAGAAACCACGCATGGCAAAGTAGCTATTAAGACCGGTTCGTTCGGTATGGTCAACCCCTCGGTACGACTGGAACAAAAGATCTCCAGTAACCTGTCAGCAGTTATCAGCAGTGAATGGCTGCATGGCAATGGCCGGTATAAATTCAGGTACACCAATGGTACCTATGATACGACCGCTGTCAGGGAAAATGCCGGTATAGACGCTTCCCGCGTAGAAGGGGGGCTCTACGGGCAGTTTAAAGACAGCAGTACCTGGCACGCGAAAGTTTATTATTACAATTCCACCCGCGGACTGCCTGGCGCTATTGTCAGTAATAAGTTCTATAACGGGCAACACCAGTGGGACCGCAATCTGTTTGTACAAACCTCCTACAACAAGAAATTCGGCAAGCGGTATACCATGTTGTTGAATGCCAAGTATATGTATGATTATGTACGTTATCTTGATACATCGATCATTACGGATTACGGTCCGCTCATGAACCGCTATCGCCAGCATGAATATTATATTTCCTCCGCTAACCAGTATAAACTGACTTCTTTCTGGGATGTGGCGCTTTCGGCGGACTTTCAGCTGAATGAAATGACGGCTGTTAACCTGGACCATTTCGCGATTCCTACCCGTTATACGACCCTGGCTGCTGCAGCTACGCAATTGCATCTCGGACAAGTGGAAATGCAGGGAAACCTGTTGGCGACCTTTATTAACGAAAAGACAAAGTTATATAGCTCCGGACATGACTACAGTGCATTAAGACCGACGATCCTGGTGTCCTGGCAGCCATTCCGGCTGGAAGACCTGAAACTGCGCGCTTTTTATAAGAGCATTTTCCGGATGCCGACCTTCAATGATATGTACTACAGTACCGTCGGCAATCCAGATCTGAAACCGGAGCATACCCGGCAATATAACGCCGGAATAGGGTATACCCGCAATTCCAAAGGCTTCCTGCAATTCTTCTCCTTACAGACCGACGTGTATTACAGTCATGTGAAAGATAAGATCGTAGCGGCTCCGGGCCGCAACTTTCAGTGGATGATGCAGAACATTGGCGGCGTGGATATCTATGGGGCAGATGCCAGTGTACAGCTGTCCCCCAGATTGCTGAATCAGGTACAAACGGACTTCTCCGTGAAATATACCTATCAGAAAGCCCTGGATGTGACGGATCCGCAGGAGGTCAATTATAAAGACCAGATCGCCTATGTACCCGTACACAGCGGTTCCTTTATTGCACACGCTTCCTGGAATAAATGGGATATTAATTATAGCTTTATATATGTCGGGGAACGTTATTTCCTGAATACCAATGTACCCTTGTACTACCTGGAACCATGGTATACCAGTGATCTGTCAGTATCCACCAGCTTTCTCTTTAAGCATAAGCTGATCAAGCTGACGGGAGAACTTAACAATGTTTTTAACCAGTATTACGACGTTGTAATCAACTACCCGATGCCGGGGCGTTATTACCGTCTGACCGCGAGTATAAATTTCTGATAATGCGAATTTTATCCAAGCTCACATCATGCCATAGTTTGTTGTTGCTGTTATTGGCAGCAATTGCAGGATTGAGCGCCTGCCGTAAAGGCAACGGCATTATTCCCGGAGAAGAAACACAGGTAGGAGAACCGGATACCCTGCGAAATGGGTTCTATCTGCTGAATGAAGGGAATATGGGCATGAACCTGTCTACCCTGGACTATTACGACAGAAGTACAGGTATCTACAAAAGTAATATTTACAGTCAGATTAATCCTGGCGCCACCAAGGAACTGGGAGATGTGGGCAATGATATCGGGATCTATGGCAGTAAGCTGTATGCGGTGATCAACATGTCAGATAAAGTAGACGTACTGGACGCGCATTCCGCTAAGCGCATCGGTCAGATCAGCATCCGGAACTGCCGCTATATCACTTTCTATAAAGGAAAGGCTTATGTGAGTTCCTATGCCGCTACTATTGGTGATGCGAGTGCCGGCGCGGGATATATTGCTGAAGTAGATACGGCGACTTTTCAGATACTGCGTACGGTTACCGTAGGGCGTCAGCCGGAAGAGATGGCGATTGTAGGAGATAAGCTGTATATCGCTAATTCAGGAGGGTATAGTCCGCCGAGATATGAGCGGACGGTTTCCGTAGTTGATATGAATACTTTCAAAGAGACAAAACGCATTGATGTGGCGATCAACCTGCATCGCGTTAAAGCGGATAAATACGGCGATGTGTATGTAACTTCCCGGGGAGATTATTATAACATCCATTCCAAGTTGTATGTGATCGATACACAGAAGGACATTGTGAAAGACTCGTTTAACCTGGCCGCCAGCAACCTGGCAATAGCAGGCGATTCGGCTTATGTCTACAGTGCGGAATGGAGTTATATTACGAATAAGAATACGGTGAGTTACGCTATTATCAATGTTAAAAATGAAACCAAGGTAACGGATAACTTTATTACCGATGGGGTAGATAAGGAG contains the following coding sequences:
- a CDS encoding DUF5074 domain-containing protein — encoded protein: MYKNLRLWLLGGLLLAAACKTDDDVVIPSKYGTGFLMVTEGNYGTRAGDLNFFDYDKDTVIEYVYSAENPGKTLGPNTSTMEFGTVYNNKIYLVGKYGAPMVVLDAKTLKETNRIESLPGDDGRSFVGVDETRGLLSTSTGVFPVNLTNLTLGTAIPGVTGEVTDMFRSGNHIFLLSVNDGIVVLNTNDYSVAKKLGTAVSGFVQSQDGSVWAASKTQLKKINAGALSVDSITTNFPVYYNEFTYNSSSMVASTTENAIYIISGNNKVYKYLPGQAASLNTPFITLPSGQYFFGKGIWFDRIRNILVLNSNANLYGADINNQLYIHSAANGALLHATSYKGYFFPGMIIN
- a CDS encoding TonB-dependent receptor, with the translated sequence MTYRLLILLSFLPLSLFAQDKAKPASAAAVPKDTAAARMLQGVTIFSSKNNSVSPVQTLSGVALEKMNSLSVADAVRFFSGVQLKDYGGLGGLKTLNVRSMGTNHVGVFYDGIQLGNAQNGTVDLGRFSLDNIEQIDLYNAQKGAILQPAKGFSAASSIYLQSRKPIFHEGETTHGKVAIKTGSFGMVNPSVRLEQKISSNLSAVISSEWLHGNGRYKFRYTNGTYDTTAVRENAGIDASRVEGGLYGQFKDSSTWHAKVYYYNSTRGLPGAIVSNKFYNGQHQWDRNLFVQTSYNKKFGKRYTMLLNAKYMYDYVRYLDTSIITDYGPLMNRYRQHEYYISSANQYKLTSFWDVALSADFQLNEMTAVNLDHFAIPTRYTTLAAAATQLHLGQVEMQGNLLATFINEKTKLYSSGHDYSALRPTILVSWQPFRLEDLKLRAFYKSIFRMPTFNDMYYSTVGNPDLKPEHTRQYNAGIGYTRNSKGFLQFFSLQTDVYYSHVKDKIVAAPGRNFQWMMQNIGGVDIYGADASVQLSPRLLNQVQTDFSVKYTYQKALDVTDPQEVNYKDQIAYVPVHSGSFIAHASWNKWDINYSFIYVGERYFLNTNVPLYYLEPWYTSDLSVSTSFLFKHKLIKLTGELNNVFNQYYDVVINYPMPGRYYRLTASINF
- a CDS encoding YncE family protein, with amino-acid sequence MRILSKLTSCHSLLLLLLAAIAGLSACRKGNGIIPGEETQVGEPDTLRNGFYLLNEGNMGMNLSTLDYYDRSTGIYKSNIYSQINPGATKELGDVGNDIGIYGSKLYAVINMSDKVDVLDAHSAKRIGQISIRNCRYITFYKGKAYVSSYAATIGDASAGAGYIAEVDTATFQILRTVTVGRQPEEMAIVGDKLYIANSGGYSPPRYERTVSVVDMNTFKETKRIDVAINLHRVKADKYGDVYVTSRGDYYNIHSKLYVIDTQKDIVKDSFNLAASNLAIAGDSAYVYSAEWSYITNKNTVSYAIINVKNETKVTDNFITDGVDKEIKTPYGIAIDPENGDIYVTDAKNYLLPGTLYCFSKAGRKRWSVTAGNIPAHFAFIPR